From a region of the Patescibacteria group bacterium genome:
- a CDS encoding S1 RNA-binding domain-containing protein gives MDKLWFILKRFFLELFGKLFFGSKVGVVKIPAGSIGKILGIGGKSINAIRRICKVQLFIKDNGVIFILAENNGQGDIEMAKKCIDLLVNGPKVGQIFKGKVSRIFNFGVFIEIFPGVEGLLHISNMKTKFVAGGSITGIKEGSFVSVFVDSFYAESSDRIRLSQRFPKRPRAEDFFLAA, from the coding sequence ATGGACAAGCTCTGGTTTATTCTCAAGAGGTTTTTCCTTGAGTTGTTCGGGAAACTTTTTTTTGGCTCAAAAGTCGGCGTGGTAAAGATCCCGGCTGGATCTATCGGAAAAATTCTCGGAATCGGCGGCAAATCAATTAATGCCATCAGGAGAATATGCAAAGTTCAGCTTTTTATAAAGGATAATGGGGTTATCTTTATTTTAGCAGAGAATAACGGCCAAGGCGATATAGAGATGGCTAAGAAATGTATTGACTTGCTTGTTAACGGTCCGAAAGTCGGACAGATTTTTAAAGGGAAAGTGAGCCGGATTTTTAACTTCGGGGTCTTCATAGAAATTTTTCCGGGAGTTGAAGGGCTGTTGCATATCAGTAATATGAAGACAAAATTCGTTGCAGGGGGGAGTATCACAGGCATAAAGGAGGGATCTTTTGTCAGTGTTTTTGTGGATTCTTTCTATGCCGAGAGTTCAGATCGGATTAGATTGTCGCAGAGGTTTCCCAAAAGGCCTCGGGCGGAAGATTTTTTTCTTGCCGCCTGA
- a CDS encoding ATP-binding protein, whose amino-acid sequence MSVSKVILISGPPCTGKTTLARTLAKNFQLPVINCDPIREILYDAFGCFDLETFNKNRKVSFFLMFKVLKLFLGCGQNLIIDSTFWSKGIRLRIQKLQKQHKFKCLQINLKASGQTLWERYRKKMSSKRRHPGYLDHLREKELKRKIIRGFSPPPKIRGRTLAIDTTDFKEVDYGELLKTIKKFLKE is encoded by the coding sequence ATGTCCGTTTCAAAGGTGATTTTAATATCCGGACCGCCCTGTACGGGCAAAACCACCCTAGCCAGGACACTGGCAAAGAATTTTCAGTTGCCGGTTATTAATTGCGATCCGATAAGAGAAATTTTATATGACGCTTTTGGCTGTTTTGATTTAGAAACATTTAATAAAAACAGAAAAGTCAGTTTTTTTCTGATGTTTAAAGTTTTAAAATTATTTCTTGGTTGCGGCCAGAATTTAATAATAGATTCAACTTTTTGGTCAAAGGGGATTAGATTAAGAATACAAAAACTGCAAAAACAGCATAAATTTAAGTGCTTACAAATTAATCTTAAAGCTTCAGGGCAGACACTTTGGGAAAGATATCGGAAAAAAATGTCGTCAAAGCGCAGGCATCCCGGTTATTTAGACCATTTAAGAGAAAAAGAATTAAAGCGAAAAATTATCAGGGGGTTTTCGCCTCCGCCCAAGATAAGAGGCAGGACTTTGGCGATAGATACAACGGATTTTAAGGAAGTTGATTACGGGGAGTTATTAAAAACAATAAAAAAATTTTTAAAAGAATAA
- a CDS encoding ZIP family metal transporter, with amino-acid sequence MTQIYLYTLLSVTIVSLLSFIGALSLALSPEKLKKITMFFVSLSAGTLLGDSFFHLLPEAIEESEGLLIWLMAMGGIIIFFILEKIICWRHCHIPTSPDHPHPLGMMNLVGDGLHNFIDGLVIAGSFLINPTLGLATSLAVIAHEIPQEIGDFGVLIHAGYSRARALFFNFFSALLAVLGALITLIIGPQVENFSAFIIPFTAGGFIYIATADLIPELKKDSRPWQSLSQLLFILAGLGIMLGLKYWLE; translated from the coding sequence ATGACTCAAATCTATCTTTACACGCTTTTAAGCGTCACTATCGTTTCTCTCTTGTCTTTTATTGGCGCTCTGTCCCTGGCTTTAAGCCCGGAAAAGCTGAAAAAAATTACCATGTTTTTCGTAAGCCTTTCCGCCGGCACTTTACTCGGCGACAGTTTTTTCCATCTCCTGCCGGAAGCGATTGAGGAGTCCGAGGGGCTGCTTATTTGGCTTATGGCTATGGGCGGGATTATTATTTTTTTCATCTTAGAAAAAATAATCTGCTGGCGGCATTGCCATATCCCAACTTCGCCGGACCATCCCCATCCTTTGGGGATGATGAACTTGGTCGGCGACGGCCTGCATAATTTCATTGACGGCCTGGTTATCGCCGGTTCCTTTTTAATCAACCCGACTTTGGGGCTGGCAACAAGTTTGGCGGTTATCGCCCATGAAATCCCCCAGGAAATCGGGGATTTCGGCGTTCTAATCCATGCCGGCTATTCCCGGGCTAGAGCTTTATTTTTTAATTTTTTCTCCGCCTTACTGGCTGTCTTAGGCGCTTTAATTACTTTAATCATCGGTCCGCAAGTAGAAAATTTTTCCGCCTTTATTATCCCCTTTACCGCCGGCGGGTTTATTTATATTGCTACGGCAGATTTGATTCCGGAGCTTAAAAAAGATTCCCGGCCTTGGCAATCTTTAAGCCAATTATTGTTTATTCTTGCCGGCCTTGGCATTATGCTCGGCTTAAAATATTGGCTTGAATAA
- a CDS encoding GIY-YIG nuclease family protein — protein MAKWGLKPHFAIREGRELREASPRFGTEESSNPSLSAFARRSALRRTKSAKRVKAWFAYYFMWYAHILDCKNNKLHIGCADDLKNRLEGHKKGRVMATKNIRVIKLRCYFFKDKYIAFKFEKYLKPGSGRAFIKRHFV, from the coding sequence ATGGCGAAATGGGGCCTAAAGCCTCATTTCGCCATAAGAGAGGGAAGAGAGTTGAGAGAAGCCTCTCCCCGTTTCGGCACCGAGGAGTCTTCGAATCCCTCTCTCTCCGCCTTCGCGCGCCGTAGCGCGCTTCGGCGGACAAAGTCCGCCAAGCGCGTGAAGGCGTGGTTCGCCTATTATTTTATGTGGTATGCGCATATTTTAGATTGTAAAAACAATAAACTCCACATAGGTTGCGCGGATGATTTAAAGAATAGATTGGAAGGACATAAAAAAGGGCGTGTCATGGCAACAAAAAATATAAGGGTGATAAAATTACGTTGTTATTTTTTTAAAGATAAATACATAGCCTTTAAATTTGAAAAATATCTAAAACCTGGCTCCGGGCGGGCTTTTATCAAGAGGCATTTTGTGTAA